GCTACACCGACAGCGGCGGGTTCTGCGGCGCGGGCAACCGGTACCGGCTGCACTTCCACATCACGTTCGACCGCCCGTTCAGCACGGCCGGCGTCCTCCAGGGCGACACCGTCGACACCACCCGCCGCAAGGTCGAGGGCAGCTCGAACGGCAGCGTGCCGCCCGCGCCGAAGACCGCGCAGACGCAGGGCGTACCGCCGGCACCGGCCGCCACCCAGGACGTGCAGCCGTTCGCCGCCGCCGCGTTCGTGTCGTTCGACGCGACCACCGTCACCGCCCGCGTCGGCATCTCGTTCGTCAGCCTCGACGGCGCGAAGGCCAACCTGTCCGCCGAGACCGGCACGAAGTCGTTCGACGAGGTCCGCGCCCAGTCCCGGGCCGCGTGGAACGGCTGGCTGAGCCGCATCGACGTCACCGGCGGCACCACCACCCAGCTGCGCACCCTCTACACGTCGTTGTACCACTCGCTGCTGCACCCCAACGTGTTCAGCGACGTGGACCGCCGGTACACCGGGTTCGACAACCAGGTCCACACCGCCACCACCACCCAGTACGCGAACTTCTCCGGCTGGGACGTCTACCGGTCCCAGATAGCTCTCATCGCCCTGCTGGCACCACAAGAGGCCGCCGACATCGCCCAGTCGGCCGTCAACCAGGCCGCGCAGGGCGGGTACTTCGACCGGTGGACCGTCGCCAACGGCGGCACGGGCGTGATGAACGGCGACCCGATGGCCGTCATCGTGTCCACGATCCACGCGTTCGGCGGCACGTCCTTCGACACCGCCCAAGCCCTGACCCGCATGGTCAACGGCGTCAACGACATCCGGCAGCGGCCAGGGTGGTTGCAGTTCAACAACTACGGTTATGTCCCGACCGGTCTGCCGGACGTCTGGGGTTCGGCGGCCACGACCCTGGAGTACACCAGCGCGGACTTCGCCATCTCCCAGTTCGCCGCACGCCTGGGCAACACCGCCACGGCGGAGAACTTCCTGCGGCGAGCGCAGAACTGGCGCAACATCTTCGAGTCCGGCGCGAAGTACCTCAAGCCGCGCAACGCCGATCTGACGTGGCCCGCGTTCAGCCCGACGCAGGAGAACGAGTATGTCGAGGGCAACGCCGCCCAATACACGTGGATGGTCCCCTACAACCACCGTGGGCTGTTCGACGCCATGGGCGGCAACGCGAACGTAGTGTCCCGTTTGGACACTTTCTTCACCGAGTTGAACGCCGGCCCCAAGAAGCCTTACGCGTACCTGGGCAACGAACCGACGCTGAACACGCCGTGGGCCTACGCCTACGCCGGTGCGCCCGCCAAGACGCAGGACGTCGTGCGCCGCGCGTTGACGTC
This DNA window, taken from Saccharothrix variisporea, encodes the following:
- a CDS encoding lectin, which translates into the protein MRLRSPALAFLTFAALAVPLSGTASAITDPAQHVDPFVGTKPGGPDFGHGGGAGNTFPGAVAPFGMLQWSPDTVTHQHGGYHYDDNRIRGFSLTHLSGPGCSDFGNVPFMPVLGTSPVSYSTFSHANEQASPGYYSVAFDNGIRTELTANQRSGIARFTYPAGQKASLSVDAARAFNAAGGSITVGTNSLSGYTDSGGFCGAGNRYRLHFHITFDRPFSTAGVLQGDTVDTTRRKVEGSSNGSVPPAPKTAQTQGVPPAPAATQDVQPFAAAAFVSFDATTVTARVGISFVSLDGAKANLSAETGTKSFDEVRAQSRAAWNGWLSRIDVTGGTTTQLRTLYTSLYHSLLHPNVFSDVDRRYTGFDNQVHTATTTQYANFSGWDVYRSQIALIALLAPQEAADIAQSAVNQAAQGGYFDRWTVANGGTGVMNGDPMAVIVSTIHAFGGTSFDTAQALTRMVNGVNDIRQRPGWLQFNNYGYVPTGLPDVWGSAATTLEYTSADFAISQFAARLGNTATAENFLRRAQNWRNIFESGAKYLKPRNADLTWPAFSPTQENEYVEGNAAQYTWMVPYNHRGLFDAMGGNANVVSRLDTFFTELNAGPKKPYAYLGNEPTLNTPWAYAYAGAPAKTQDVVRRALTSIFRPVPEGLVGNDDLGQMSSWAVWAALGMYPQTPGRAELVLASPQFPAVRITRGNGRTITITAPDASDTAKYVQSLRVNGVASSKPWLPASLVSDGGTVEFTLGTTPSSWGTAPADAPPSHDVGPYPARSGAITGLAAKCADADPSIAGNGAPVRLWDCNGTPAQQWTLASDGTVRALGRCLDVSGSGRANGTKVQLWECNATGAQQWWPRGGALVNPPSGKCLDVPNSNTANGVQLQIYDCNGTGAQQWKLP